Proteins encoded by one window of Lates calcarifer isolate ASB-BC8 linkage group LG5, TLL_Latcal_v3, whole genome shotgun sequence:
- the slc25a23a gene encoding calcium-binding mitochondrial carrier protein SCaMC-3 isoform X2 — protein sequence MGVQRTWFPWVHCQDSESPGPDHEREKRWAELFDQLDLNKDGRIDILELRTGLAGRGLSGGSLERIVEAGDTNQDGVLDFEEFTQYLRTHEKQLKLMFRSLDRNNDGKIDAEEIQHSLHTVGVDISLEDATRILLSMDKDGTMTIDWNEWRDYFLFNPLTNMEDIARYWKRSMMLDIGEQLTVPDEFSEEEKKSGYVWRQLMAGAMAGSVSRTGTAPLDRLKVFRQVHGSSDFKGNVRSGFQYMVKEGGLWSLWRGNGMNVLKIAPETAIKFTAYEQIKSFIRGSDETRNLRVHERFFAGCLAGAIAQTAIYPMEVLKTRLTLRKTGQFSGIAHCAKQILQREGVTAFYKGYVPNMLSIVPYAGIDLAVYETLKFAWLNRNRGLADPGVMVLVGCGAVSSTCGQLASYPLALIRTRMQAQALDKGAPKPSMLALLHNILTKEGVAGLYRGISPNLLKVIPAVSVSYVVYEYTRIVLGVDIEGDT from the exons ATGGGAGTCCAACGGACTTGGTTCCCTTGGGTGCACTGCCAGGACAGTGAATCTCCTGGTCCAGACCACGAGAGGGAGAAGAGGTGGGCTGAGCTGTTTGATCAGCTGGACCTCAACAAAGATGGACGCATCGACATCCTTGAACTGCGGACAGGGCTGGCAGGCCGAGGGCTTTCCGGAGGCTCCTTGGAGAGG ATTGTGGAGGCCGGGGACACCAACCAGGATGGAGTACTGGACTTTGAGGAGTTCACACAGTATCTCCGCACCCATGAAAAACAGCTCAAACTCATGTTTAGAAGCCTGGACAGGAACAATGATG GTAAGATAGATGCAGAGGAGATCCAGCACTCTCTACACACCGTCGGTGTGGACATCAGCCTCGAGGACGCCACCAGGATTTTGCTAAG TATGGATAAAGATGGTACAATGACCATTGACTGGAATGAGTGGAGAGACTACTTTTTGTTTAATCCTCTCACTAATATGGAGGACATAGCACGCTACTGGAAACGTTCAATG ATGTTGGATATAGGTGAGCAGCTAACAGTCCCAGATGAATTTtcagaagaggagaagaagtcTGGGTATGTGTGGCGGCAGCTGATGGCTGGAGCCATGGCTGGATCTGTATCTCGGACTGGAACCGCCCCCTTGGACCGCCTCAAAGTCTTCCGACAG GTTCATGGCTCCTCTGATTTTAAAGGGAACGTGAGGAGTGGTTTTCAGTACATGGTAAAAGAAGGAGGACTGTGGTCATTGTGGAGAGGCAACGGAATGAATGTTCTTAAAATTGCCCCAGAGACTGCAATCAAGTTCACAGCTTATGAACAG ATCAAGAGTTTCATACGTGGCAGTGATGAAACAAGGAATCTGAGGGTTCATGAAAGATTTTTTGCCGGGTGTCTGGCTGGAGCTATAGCTCAGACAGCCATCTACCCCATGGAG GTGCTGAAGACCCGGCTCACACTAAGAAAAACAGGCCAGTTCTCAGGAATAGCACACTGTGCCAAACAGATCTTACAGAGGGAAGGTGTCACAGCCTTCTACAAGGGATATGTACCCAACATGCTGAGCATTGTCCCTTACGCTGGCATCGACCTGGCTGTCTACGAG ACTCTGAAGTTTGCCTGGTTGAACAGGAACAGAGGTTTGGCCGACCCGGGGGTCATGGTACTGGTTGGCTGTGGTGCTGTCTCCAGCACCTGTGGGCAGCTGGCAAGTTACCCACTGGCACTGATTCGCACCCGAATGCAGGCACAAG ctttAGACAAAGGAGCCCCCAAACCCTCCATGTTGGCCTTGCTTCACAACATCTTGACCAAGGAGGGCGTGGCTGGACTTTATAGAGGAATTTCCCCCAACCTGCTGAAAGTCATTcctgctgtcagtgtgtcatACGTCGTCTACGAATACACAAGGATAGTCCTGGGAGTGGACATTGAGG GTGATACATAG
- the slc25a23a gene encoding calcium-binding mitochondrial carrier protein SCaMC-3 isoform X4, whose amino-acid sequence MLDIGEQLTVPDEFSEEEKKSGYVWRQLMAGAMAGSVSRTGTAPLDRLKVFRQVHGSSDFKGNVRSGFQYMVKEGGLWSLWRGNGMNVLKIAPETAIKFTAYEQIKSFIRGSDETRNLRVHERFFAGCLAGAIAQTAIYPMEVLKTRLTLRKTGQFSGIAHCAKQILQREGVTAFYKGYVPNMLSIVPYAGIDLAVYETLKFAWLNRNRGLADPGVMVLVGCGAVSSTCGQLASYPLALIRTRMQAQALDKGAPKPSMLALLHNILTKEGVAGLYRGISPNLLKVIPAVSVSYVVYEYTRIVLGVDIEGRRAGKGKG is encoded by the exons ATGTTGGATATAGGTGAGCAGCTAACAGTCCCAGATGAATTTtcagaagaggagaagaagtcTGGGTATGTGTGGCGGCAGCTGATGGCTGGAGCCATGGCTGGATCTGTATCTCGGACTGGAACCGCCCCCTTGGACCGCCTCAAAGTCTTCCGACAG GTTCATGGCTCCTCTGATTTTAAAGGGAACGTGAGGAGTGGTTTTCAGTACATGGTAAAAGAAGGAGGACTGTGGTCATTGTGGAGAGGCAACGGAATGAATGTTCTTAAAATTGCCCCAGAGACTGCAATCAAGTTCACAGCTTATGAACAG ATCAAGAGTTTCATACGTGGCAGTGATGAAACAAGGAATCTGAGGGTTCATGAAAGATTTTTTGCCGGGTGTCTGGCTGGAGCTATAGCTCAGACAGCCATCTACCCCATGGAG GTGCTGAAGACCCGGCTCACACTAAGAAAAACAGGCCAGTTCTCAGGAATAGCACACTGTGCCAAACAGATCTTACAGAGGGAAGGTGTCACAGCCTTCTACAAGGGATATGTACCCAACATGCTGAGCATTGTCCCTTACGCTGGCATCGACCTGGCTGTCTACGAG ACTCTGAAGTTTGCCTGGTTGAACAGGAACAGAGGTTTGGCCGACCCGGGGGTCATGGTACTGGTTGGCTGTGGTGCTGTCTCCAGCACCTGTGGGCAGCTGGCAAGTTACCCACTGGCACTGATTCGCACCCGAATGCAGGCACAAG ctttAGACAAAGGAGCCCCCAAACCCTCCATGTTGGCCTTGCTTCACAACATCTTGACCAAGGAGGGCGTGGCTGGACTTTATAGAGGAATTTCCCCCAACCTGCTGAAAGTCATTcctgctgtcagtgtgtcatACGTCGTCTACGAATACACAAGGATAGTCCTGGGAGTGGACATTGAGGGTAGGAGGGCAGGGAAAGGGAAAGGGTAG
- the slc25a23a gene encoding calcium-binding mitochondrial carrier protein SCaMC-3 isoform X1 has product MGVQRTWFPWVHCQDSESPGPDHEREKRWAELFDQLDLNKDGRIDILELRTGLAGRGLSGGSLERIVEAGDTNQDGVLDFEEFTQYLRTHEKQLKLMFRSLDRNNDGKIDAEEIQHSLHTVGVDISLEDATRILLSMDKDGTMTIDWNEWRDYFLFNPLTNMEDIARYWKRSMMLDIGEQLTVPDEFSEEEKKSGYVWRQLMAGAMAGSVSRTGTAPLDRLKVFRQVHGSSDFKGNVRSGFQYMVKEGGLWSLWRGNGMNVLKIAPETAIKFTAYEQIKSFIRGSDETRNLRVHERFFAGCLAGAIAQTAIYPMEVLKTRLTLRKTGQFSGIAHCAKQILQREGVTAFYKGYVPNMLSIVPYAGIDLAVYETLKFAWLNRNRGLADPGVMVLVGCGAVSSTCGQLASYPLALIRTRMQAQALDKGAPKPSMLALLHNILTKEGVAGLYRGISPNLLKVIPAVSVSYVVYEYTRIVLGVDIEGRRAGKGKG; this is encoded by the exons ATGGGAGTCCAACGGACTTGGTTCCCTTGGGTGCACTGCCAGGACAGTGAATCTCCTGGTCCAGACCACGAGAGGGAGAAGAGGTGGGCTGAGCTGTTTGATCAGCTGGACCTCAACAAAGATGGACGCATCGACATCCTTGAACTGCGGACAGGGCTGGCAGGCCGAGGGCTTTCCGGAGGCTCCTTGGAGAGG ATTGTGGAGGCCGGGGACACCAACCAGGATGGAGTACTGGACTTTGAGGAGTTCACACAGTATCTCCGCACCCATGAAAAACAGCTCAAACTCATGTTTAGAAGCCTGGACAGGAACAATGATG GTAAGATAGATGCAGAGGAGATCCAGCACTCTCTACACACCGTCGGTGTGGACATCAGCCTCGAGGACGCCACCAGGATTTTGCTAAG TATGGATAAAGATGGTACAATGACCATTGACTGGAATGAGTGGAGAGACTACTTTTTGTTTAATCCTCTCACTAATATGGAGGACATAGCACGCTACTGGAAACGTTCAATG ATGTTGGATATAGGTGAGCAGCTAACAGTCCCAGATGAATTTtcagaagaggagaagaagtcTGGGTATGTGTGGCGGCAGCTGATGGCTGGAGCCATGGCTGGATCTGTATCTCGGACTGGAACCGCCCCCTTGGACCGCCTCAAAGTCTTCCGACAG GTTCATGGCTCCTCTGATTTTAAAGGGAACGTGAGGAGTGGTTTTCAGTACATGGTAAAAGAAGGAGGACTGTGGTCATTGTGGAGAGGCAACGGAATGAATGTTCTTAAAATTGCCCCAGAGACTGCAATCAAGTTCACAGCTTATGAACAG ATCAAGAGTTTCATACGTGGCAGTGATGAAACAAGGAATCTGAGGGTTCATGAAAGATTTTTTGCCGGGTGTCTGGCTGGAGCTATAGCTCAGACAGCCATCTACCCCATGGAG GTGCTGAAGACCCGGCTCACACTAAGAAAAACAGGCCAGTTCTCAGGAATAGCACACTGTGCCAAACAGATCTTACAGAGGGAAGGTGTCACAGCCTTCTACAAGGGATATGTACCCAACATGCTGAGCATTGTCCCTTACGCTGGCATCGACCTGGCTGTCTACGAG ACTCTGAAGTTTGCCTGGTTGAACAGGAACAGAGGTTTGGCCGACCCGGGGGTCATGGTACTGGTTGGCTGTGGTGCTGTCTCCAGCACCTGTGGGCAGCTGGCAAGTTACCCACTGGCACTGATTCGCACCCGAATGCAGGCACAAG ctttAGACAAAGGAGCCCCCAAACCCTCCATGTTGGCCTTGCTTCACAACATCTTGACCAAGGAGGGCGTGGCTGGACTTTATAGAGGAATTTCCCCCAACCTGCTGAAAGTCATTcctgctgtcagtgtgtcatACGTCGTCTACGAATACACAAGGATAGTCCTGGGAGTGGACATTGAGGGTAGGAGGGCAGGGAAAGGGAAAGGGTAG
- the slc25a23a gene encoding calcium-binding mitochondrial carrier protein SCaMC-1 isoform X3 encodes MGVQRTWFPWVHCQDSESPGPDHEREKRWAELFDQLDLNKDGRIDILELRTGLAGRGLSGGSLERIVEAGDTNQDGVLDFEEFTQYLRTHEKQLKLMFRSLDRNNDGKIDAEEIQHSLHTVGVDISLEDATRILLSMDKDGTMTIDWNEWRDYFLFNPLTNMEDIARYWKRSMMLDIGEQLTVPDEFSEEEKKSGYVWRQLMAGAMAGSVSRTGTAPLDRLKVFRQIKSFIRGSDETRNLRVHERFFAGCLAGAIAQTAIYPMEVLKTRLTLRKTGQFSGIAHCAKQILQREGVTAFYKGYVPNMLSIVPYAGIDLAVYETLKFAWLNRNRGLADPGVMVLVGCGAVSSTCGQLASYPLALIRTRMQAQALDKGAPKPSMLALLHNILTKEGVAGLYRGISPNLLKVIPAVSVSYVVYEYTRIVLGVDIEGRRAGKGKG; translated from the exons ATGGGAGTCCAACGGACTTGGTTCCCTTGGGTGCACTGCCAGGACAGTGAATCTCCTGGTCCAGACCACGAGAGGGAGAAGAGGTGGGCTGAGCTGTTTGATCAGCTGGACCTCAACAAAGATGGACGCATCGACATCCTTGAACTGCGGACAGGGCTGGCAGGCCGAGGGCTTTCCGGAGGCTCCTTGGAGAGG ATTGTGGAGGCCGGGGACACCAACCAGGATGGAGTACTGGACTTTGAGGAGTTCACACAGTATCTCCGCACCCATGAAAAACAGCTCAAACTCATGTTTAGAAGCCTGGACAGGAACAATGATG GTAAGATAGATGCAGAGGAGATCCAGCACTCTCTACACACCGTCGGTGTGGACATCAGCCTCGAGGACGCCACCAGGATTTTGCTAAG TATGGATAAAGATGGTACAATGACCATTGACTGGAATGAGTGGAGAGACTACTTTTTGTTTAATCCTCTCACTAATATGGAGGACATAGCACGCTACTGGAAACGTTCAATG ATGTTGGATATAGGTGAGCAGCTAACAGTCCCAGATGAATTTtcagaagaggagaagaagtcTGGGTATGTGTGGCGGCAGCTGATGGCTGGAGCCATGGCTGGATCTGTATCTCGGACTGGAACCGCCCCCTTGGACCGCCTCAAAGTCTTCCGACAG ATCAAGAGTTTCATACGTGGCAGTGATGAAACAAGGAATCTGAGGGTTCATGAAAGATTTTTTGCCGGGTGTCTGGCTGGAGCTATAGCTCAGACAGCCATCTACCCCATGGAG GTGCTGAAGACCCGGCTCACACTAAGAAAAACAGGCCAGTTCTCAGGAATAGCACACTGTGCCAAACAGATCTTACAGAGGGAAGGTGTCACAGCCTTCTACAAGGGATATGTACCCAACATGCTGAGCATTGTCCCTTACGCTGGCATCGACCTGGCTGTCTACGAG ACTCTGAAGTTTGCCTGGTTGAACAGGAACAGAGGTTTGGCCGACCCGGGGGTCATGGTACTGGTTGGCTGTGGTGCTGTCTCCAGCACCTGTGGGCAGCTGGCAAGTTACCCACTGGCACTGATTCGCACCCGAATGCAGGCACAAG ctttAGACAAAGGAGCCCCCAAACCCTCCATGTTGGCCTTGCTTCACAACATCTTGACCAAGGAGGGCGTGGCTGGACTTTATAGAGGAATTTCCCCCAACCTGCTGAAAGTCATTcctgctgtcagtgtgtcatACGTCGTCTACGAATACACAAGGATAGTCCTGGGAGTGGACATTGAGGGTAGGAGGGCAGGGAAAGGGAAAGGGTAG
- the si:ch211-196h16.12 gene encoding regulator of G-protein signaling 5 — protein sequence MCKGLSSLPSSCLEKAKEMRVKLSHLAETHHKHKVQDGKTLQDLETLLNNKSGLQAFRSFLRSEFSEENLEFWLACEDYGVLPSNLQKIKASSIYSQFINPDAPQEVNLDAETREALLSVMDSPCADTFKRAQQGIYTLMAKDSFPRFLRSHHCIEAIKAF from the exons ATGTGTAAGGGACTCTCCTCCCTGCCCTCCTCATGTCTGGAGAA ggcaAAAGAGATGCGGGTGAAGTTAAGTCATCTTGCTGAGACGCATCACAAGCACAA GGTTCAGGATGGAAAAACTCTTCAAGACCTGGAAACTCTACTAAACAACAAAA GTGGTCTGCAGGCATTTCGTTCGTTCCTGCGTTCAGAGTTCAGTGAGGAGAATCTTGAGTTCTGGCTGGCCTGTGAGGATTATGGGGTTTTGCCTTCAAACCTGCAGAAGATCAAGGCCAGCAGCATCTACAGCCAGTTTATCAACCCTGATGCCCCTCAAGAG GTAAACTTGGATGCTGAGACCCGGGAGGCTCTGTTGAGTGTGATGGACTCTCCCTGTGCTGACACATTCAAGAGGGCACAGCAGGGGATCTACACTCTGATGGCCAAAGACTCCTTCCCTCGCTTCCTGCGCTCTCATCACTGCATAGAGGCCATTAAGGCTTTCTAA